A region of Leifsonia xyli DNA encodes the following proteins:
- a CDS encoding dTDP-glucose 4,6-dehydratase, translating to MKILVTGGAGFIGSNFVRRTLQDAYPGLEGAEVVVLDALTYSGNLANLAPVADSPRYTFVKGDIRDGGLLDELFPTVDAVVHFAAESHVDRSVRDASIFVETNVLGTQQLLDAALRNNLKRFVHVSTDEVYGSIAEGSWAEDRPLEPNSPYSASKAGSDLLARSYFRTHGLNLSITRCSNNYGPYHFPEKVIPLFVTNLIDDKHVPLYGEGNNIRDWLHVDDHTRGIAMVLVNGRAGEIYNIGGGTELTNKELTQLLLDATGKDWSYVDRVADRLGHDLRYSVDISKIQSELGYEPLVPFQQGLADVVQWYRDNRAWWEPLKARAALDN from the coding sequence ATGAAGATTCTCGTCACCGGCGGCGCCGGTTTCATCGGCTCGAACTTCGTCCGCCGCACCCTGCAGGACGCGTACCCGGGCCTCGAGGGCGCCGAGGTCGTCGTCCTCGACGCGCTGACCTACTCGGGCAACCTCGCCAACCTGGCGCCCGTGGCCGACTCGCCGCGTTACACCTTCGTCAAGGGCGACATCCGCGACGGCGGCCTGCTCGACGAGCTCTTCCCGACCGTGGACGCGGTGGTGCACTTCGCCGCCGAGTCGCACGTCGACCGCTCGGTGCGCGACGCCTCCATCTTCGTCGAGACCAACGTCCTCGGCACCCAGCAGCTGCTCGACGCAGCGCTGCGCAACAACCTGAAGCGCTTCGTCCACGTCTCCACCGACGAGGTCTACGGCTCGATCGCCGAGGGCTCGTGGGCGGAGGACCGCCCGCTGGAGCCGAACTCGCCGTACTCCGCCTCGAAGGCCGGCAGCGACCTCCTCGCGCGCAGCTACTTCCGCACCCACGGCCTCAACCTCTCGATCACGCGCTGCTCGAACAACTACGGGCCATACCACTTCCCCGAGAAGGTCATCCCGCTGTTCGTGACGAACCTCATCGACGACAAGCACGTGCCGCTCTACGGCGAGGGCAACAACATCCGCGACTGGCTGCACGTCGACGACCACACCCGCGGCATCGCGATGGTGCTGGTGAACGGCCGCGCCGGCGAGATCTACAACATCGGCGGCGGCACCGAACTCACCAACAAGGAGCTCACCCAGCTGCTGCTCGACGCCACCGGCAAGGACTGGTCGTACGTCGACCGCGTCGCCGACCGTCTCGGCCACGACCTGCGCTACTCGGTCGACATCTCCAAGATCCAGTCGGAGCTCGGCTACGAGCCGCTGGTGCCGTTCCAGCAGGGCCTCGCCGACGTGGTGCAGTGGTACCGCGACAACCGCGCCTGGTGGGAGCCGCTGAAGGCCCGCGCGGCGCTCGACAACTGA
- a CDS encoding N5-carboxyaminoimidazole ribonucleotide mutase: MPSSASPLISVVMGSDSDWSVMQEASRVLTEFGVAHEVEVVSAHRTPEKMIAFGKEAAGRGVKAIIAGAGGAAHLPGMLAAVTTLPVIGVPVPLARLDGLDSLLSIVQMPAGVPVATVSIGGARNAGLLAVKILATSDDALAEALARFAADLEVSVEEKNRALQAQL, translated from the coding sequence ATGCCGTCCTCCGCTTCGCCGCTCATCTCCGTCGTGATGGGGTCCGACTCCGACTGGTCCGTCATGCAGGAGGCGTCGCGCGTGCTCACCGAGTTCGGCGTCGCTCACGAGGTCGAGGTCGTCTCGGCGCACCGCACGCCGGAGAAGATGATCGCGTTCGGCAAGGAGGCCGCGGGCCGCGGCGTCAAGGCGATCATCGCCGGAGCCGGGGGAGCGGCGCACCTGCCCGGCATGCTCGCCGCCGTCACCACGCTCCCCGTCATCGGCGTGCCGGTGCCGCTCGCGCGCCTCGACGGGCTCGACTCCCTGCTGTCCATCGTGCAGATGCCTGCCGGCGTCCCGGTCGCGACCGTCTCCATCGGCGGCGCTCGGAACGCCGGACTGCTCGCCGTCAAGATCCTCGCCACCTCCGACGACGCGCTCGCCGAGGCGCTCGCGCGGTTCGCCGCCGACCTCGAGGTCAGCGTCGAAGAGAAGAACCGGGCGCTTCAGGCGCAGCTGTGA
- a CDS encoding glucose-1-phosphate thymidylyltransferase, translating into MRGIILAGGSGTRLWPITKGISKQLMPIYDKPMIYYPLSTLMMAGIDEILIITTPEYNDQFRALLGDGSHLGIRIEYAVQESPDGLAQAFIIGEEFIGDESVALVLGDNIFHGTGLGSSLRNHSSIDGALIFAYQVSNPTAYGVVEFDDDFKAISIEEKPAKPKSKYAVPGLYFYDNRVVEIAKTIEPSARGELEISTVNERYLEAGDLQVQVLDRGTAWLDTGTFESMMQASEYVRVIEDRQGFKVGCIEEIAWRAGWIDDAQLEALAGPLVKSGYGSYLMRLLSE; encoded by the coding sequence ATGCGCGGCATCATCCTCGCCGGCGGATCCGGCACCCGGCTGTGGCCGATCACCAAGGGCATCTCGAAGCAGCTGATGCCCATCTACGACAAGCCGATGATCTACTACCCGCTGTCGACGCTGATGATGGCGGGCATCGACGAGATCCTCATCATCACCACCCCCGAGTACAACGACCAGTTCCGTGCCCTGCTCGGCGACGGCTCGCACCTCGGCATCCGCATCGAGTACGCGGTGCAGGAGTCGCCGGACGGCCTCGCGCAGGCGTTCATCATCGGCGAGGAGTTCATCGGCGACGAGTCGGTCGCCCTCGTCCTCGGCGACAACATCTTCCACGGCACCGGACTCGGCTCGTCGCTCCGCAACCACAGCAGCATCGACGGCGCCCTGATCTTCGCCTACCAGGTCAGCAACCCCACCGCGTACGGCGTTGTCGAGTTCGACGACGACTTCAAGGCCATCTCCATCGAGGAGAAGCCGGCGAAGCCGAAGTCCAAGTACGCCGTCCCCGGCCTGTACTTCTACGACAACCGCGTGGTCGAGATCGCGAAGACCATCGAGCCCAGCGCGCGCGGCGAGCTGGAGATCTCGACGGTCAACGAGCGGTACCTCGAGGCCGGCGACCTGCAGGTCCAGGTGCTCGACCGCGGTACCGCGTGGCTCGACACCGGGACGTTCGAGTCGATGATGCAGGCGTCCGAGTACGTGCGCGTCATCGAGGACCGGCAGGGCTTCAAGGTCGGCTGCATCGAGGAGATCGCCTGGCGCGCCGGGTGGATCGACGACGCGCAGCTCGAGGCACTGGCCGGGCCGCTCGTGAAGAGCGGCTACGGCAGCTACCTCATGCGTCTGCTGAGCGAGTAG
- a CDS encoding mannosyltransferase — translation MTTLRVIVDDLVVDAPQGARRYTEELTRQLILTAPRNCDVEAIVSAVSDQQLEEVRTRLPGVAAVTRLPLARRELSLAWQSGLAVGGPPGILHAPTLLAPLRRHSQLDAPEQVAVTIHDTLAWTHPDALGTPTTLWTKAMAKRARKHADAIVVPTHAVADRLADVLDFGDRIRVIGGAPATALRVPADADERAERLGLPERYAFTLGSVEPRKGLAPLIRAMARPEAEGLPLLIAGPDRVGERSATGVAAAAGLPEDRVRALGRLEDADLAVALDRATLFVFPSLAEGFGLPIVEAFKFGLPVIHSDDPALVEVAAGSSLVVERPASTEDDAAYSELLAEAIGRVLTDDELRSRLSVLAADRARAFSWRDSAERVWQLHADL, via the coding sequence ATGACGACCCTCAGAGTGATCGTCGACGACCTCGTCGTCGACGCACCCCAGGGGGCGCGCCGCTACACCGAGGAGCTGACTCGCCAGCTCATCCTCACTGCTCCGCGGAACTGCGACGTGGAGGCGATCGTCTCCGCCGTCTCGGACCAGCAGCTGGAGGAGGTTCGCACTCGTCTTCCCGGCGTCGCGGCGGTGACCCGACTCCCCCTCGCCCGCCGCGAGCTGTCGCTCGCGTGGCAGTCCGGCCTCGCCGTCGGCGGCCCTCCCGGCATTCTGCACGCCCCCACACTGCTCGCGCCGCTGCGGCGCCACAGCCAGCTGGATGCGCCCGAGCAGGTCGCCGTCACCATCCACGACACGCTCGCGTGGACCCATCCTGACGCCCTCGGCACGCCGACGACGCTGTGGACGAAGGCGATGGCCAAGCGCGCCCGCAAGCACGCCGACGCCATCGTCGTCCCCACCCACGCCGTCGCCGACCGCCTGGCCGACGTGCTCGACTTCGGCGACCGCATCCGCGTGATCGGCGGGGCACCGGCCACCGCCCTCCGCGTCCCGGCCGACGCCGACGAGCGCGCCGAGCGGCTGGGGCTGCCGGAGCGGTACGCCTTCACGCTGGGCTCCGTCGAGCCGCGTAAGGGTCTCGCTCCGCTCATCCGGGCGATGGCCCGTCCCGAGGCGGAGGGTCTTCCTCTGCTGATCGCCGGGCCTGACCGCGTCGGCGAGCGCTCGGCCACCGGCGTGGCCGCGGCGGCGGGTCTGCCGGAGGACCGCGTCCGCGCACTCGGCCGCCTGGAGGACGCGGATCTCGCCGTCGCACTCGACCGCGCGACGCTGTTCGTCTTTCCGAGCCTGGCGGAGGGCTTCGGCCTGCCGATCGTGGAGGCGTTCAAGTTCGGCCTCCCGGTCATCCACTCGGACGACCCGGCCCTCGTGGAGGTCGCAGCCGGTTCGAGCCTGGTGGTCGAGCGGCCGGCGAGCACAGAGGACGACGCCGCATACTCGGAGCTCCTCGCCGAGGCCATCGGACGCGTGCTGACCGACGACGAGCTGCGCTCCCGGTTGAGCGTGCTCGCCGCCGACCGCGCCCGCGCGTTCAGCTGGCGCGACTCCGCCGAGCGCGTGTGGCAGCTCCACGCGGACCTCTGA
- a CDS encoding NAD(P)-dependent oxidoreductase, whose translation MTRYLIAGAAGMLGQDLQKALAGREVTALSRAELDVTDRDAVLAAVAGHDVVINASAYTKVDDAETHEDDAYAINALGTENLAFAAARNGARFVTVSTDYVFDGEATEPYAEDTPRDPLNAYGRTKAAGEELALAAHPDGAYVVRTAWLYGAGGPNFAKTMVKLAGSHETVSVVDDQVGQPTWTGDLAAQIVALVDSDAPAGVYHGTNSGQTSWYGFARAVFAAAGLDPERVKPTDSSSFVRPAPRPSYSVLGHDAWTRAGLQPMRPWQEALEAATAAGLFD comes from the coding sequence ATGACGCGCTACCTCATCGCCGGCGCAGCCGGGATGCTCGGCCAGGACCTCCAGAAGGCGCTGGCGGGCCGTGAGGTGACCGCCCTGTCGCGCGCCGAGCTCGACGTGACCGACCGGGATGCGGTGCTCGCCGCCGTCGCCGGCCACGACGTCGTGATCAACGCCTCCGCCTACACGAAGGTTGACGACGCGGAGACCCACGAGGACGACGCCTACGCCATCAACGCGCTCGGCACCGAGAACCTCGCGTTCGCCGCAGCACGGAACGGCGCACGGTTCGTCACGGTCTCCACCGACTACGTGTTCGACGGCGAGGCGACCGAGCCGTACGCCGAGGACACCCCGCGCGACCCGCTGAACGCCTACGGCCGCACCAAGGCGGCCGGCGAGGAGCTCGCGCTCGCGGCGCACCCGGACGGCGCGTACGTCGTCCGCACGGCCTGGCTGTACGGCGCCGGCGGCCCGAACTTCGCCAAGACGATGGTGAAGCTCGCGGGCAGCCACGAGACCGTCAGCGTCGTCGACGACCAGGTCGGGCAGCCGACGTGGACCGGCGATCTAGCGGCGCAGATCGTCGCGCTCGTCGACAGCGACGCGCCGGCCGGCGTGTACCACGGGACGAATTCCGGCCAGACTTCCTGGTACGGCTTCGCGCGCGCGGTCTTCGCCGCGGCCGGGCTCGATCCGGAGCGCGTGAAGCCGACGGACAGCTCCTCCTTCGTCCGCCCGGCCCCGCGCCCGTCCTACTCCGTACTGGGGCACGACGCGTGGACGCGCGCCGGGCTGCAGCCCATGCGGCCCTGGCAGGAGGCCCTCGAGGCGGCGACCGCCGCCGGTCTCTTCGACTGA
- a CDS encoding transcriptional regulator has translation MTTIATPLRHPDASSPHTMTRRGWWLVLMNILLPGSAQLVAGNRRLGRIGVLSTLALWLLAIVLLVLYLAAPSTVYMLFTQSASLTVLQIALILYAVLWVVLTLDTLRLVRLVRTAKNSRGWIAAFAILVLVGVTGTAGYASVVAGSARGALGDIFSAGPSQPPVDGRYNIMLLGGDAGPDRDGLRPDSMSIVSIDANTGQAVTIGLPRDLDPVPFQKDSPLHKLYPDGYGYEDRCDVDVCQLNSIYTEVELYKPELYPNATKNKSEPGIEAMRDALEGATGLKIQYYVLIDMQGFADLVDALGGVDITVTQRIPIGGDENLNGVVEWIEPGQRHLDGYHAQWYARARHGTSDYDRMARQRQLQDAILKQVNPVNVVSKFQDIAKAGSQVMKTDIPQSMLGYFVDLGMKTRKLPISQLELVPPTIDPTNPDYTQIHQLVRQALHPTTAKPTGK, from the coding sequence ATGACCACGATCGCGACCCCGCTGCGCCATCCGGACGCGTCGTCCCCGCACACCATGACCCGTCGCGGCTGGTGGCTGGTGCTGATGAACATCCTGCTGCCCGGGTCTGCGCAGCTCGTCGCCGGCAACCGGCGGCTCGGGCGGATCGGCGTGCTCTCGACGCTCGCCCTCTGGCTGCTCGCCATCGTTTTGCTCGTGCTGTACCTGGCGGCGCCGTCCACGGTCTACATGCTGTTCACGCAGTCCGCGAGCCTGACCGTGCTGCAGATCGCGCTCATCCTCTACGCCGTGCTGTGGGTCGTGCTCACGCTCGACACGCTGCGGCTGGTCCGGCTGGTGCGCACCGCGAAGAACTCCCGCGGGTGGATCGCCGCCTTCGCGATCCTCGTCCTCGTCGGCGTGACCGGCACGGCCGGCTACGCGTCGGTCGTCGCCGGCTCGGCGCGCGGCGCCCTCGGCGACATCTTCTCGGCGGGGCCGTCGCAGCCGCCCGTCGACGGCCGCTACAACATCATGCTGCTCGGCGGCGATGCCGGTCCCGATCGCGACGGACTGCGGCCGGACAGCATGTCGATCGTCAGCATCGACGCGAACACCGGCCAGGCGGTCACCATCGGCCTGCCACGCGACCTCGACCCGGTGCCGTTCCAGAAGGACTCCCCGCTCCACAAGCTGTACCCCGACGGCTACGGCTACGAGGACCGCTGCGACGTCGACGTCTGCCAGCTCAACTCCATCTACACCGAGGTCGAGCTGTACAAGCCCGAGCTGTACCCGAACGCCACGAAGAACAAGAGCGAGCCGGGTATCGAGGCGATGCGGGACGCGCTCGAGGGAGCGACTGGGCTGAAGATCCAGTACTACGTGCTCATCGACATGCAGGGCTTCGCGGACCTGGTGGACGCGCTCGGCGGCGTCGACATCACCGTCACCCAGCGCATCCCGATCGGCGGCGACGAGAACCTGAACGGCGTCGTCGAGTGGATCGAGCCGGGTCAGCGCCACCTCGACGGCTATCACGCCCAGTGGTACGCCCGGGCGCGGCACGGCACGAGCGACTACGACCGCATGGCGCGCCAGCGGCAGCTCCAGGATGCGATCCTCAAGCAGGTCAACCCGGTGAACGTCGTGTCGAAGTTCCAGGACATCGCCAAGGCGGGCTCGCAGGTGATGAAGACGGACATCCCCCAGTCGATGCTCGGCTACTTCGTCGATCTGGGCATGAAGACGCGGAAGCTGCCGATCTCCCAGCTGGAGCTCGTGCCGCCGACGATCGACCCGACGAACCCGGATTACACGCAGATCCACCAGCTCGTCCGGCAGGCGTTGCATCCCACAACGGCCAAACCGACAGGCAAGTAG
- a CDS encoding dTDP-4-dehydrorhamnose 3,5-epimerase has translation MQIRELTIPDSYEITPKQHADDRGVFLEWYRFDRLEEAVGHRLDLRQANTSVSRRGSVRGIHFADIPPSQAKYVTATRGAVLDYVIDIRVGSPTYGQWDSVLLDDTDRRAIYIAEGLGHCFVALTDDATVSYLVTDVYNPGREHGINPLDPDIALRFPEEAGEPLLSPKDTDAPSLAEAAAAGLLPTWDAARAYYASLDASTDKGGN, from the coding sequence GTGCAGATCCGCGAATTGACGATCCCCGACTCGTACGAGATCACCCCGAAGCAGCACGCCGACGACCGCGGCGTGTTCCTGGAGTGGTACCGGTTCGACCGGCTGGAGGAGGCCGTCGGCCACCGCCTCGACCTGCGGCAGGCCAACACCTCCGTGTCCCGGCGCGGGTCCGTGCGCGGCATCCACTTCGCCGACATCCCGCCGAGCCAGGCCAAGTACGTGACCGCCACGCGCGGCGCCGTGCTCGACTACGTGATCGACATCCGCGTCGGCTCGCCGACGTACGGCCAGTGGGACTCGGTGCTGCTCGACGACACCGACCGTCGCGCCATCTACATCGCCGAGGGGCTGGGCCACTGCTTCGTCGCGCTGACCGACGACGCCACCGTGAGCTACCTCGTCACCGATGTCTACAACCCGGGACGCGAGCACGGCATCAACCCGCTCGACCCGGACATCGCGCTGCGTTTCCCGGAGGAGGCAGGCGAGCCGCTGCTGTCCCCGAAGGACACCGACGCGCCGTCGCTCGCGGAGGCCGCCGCGGCCGGCCTGCTCCCCACCTGGGACGCGGCCCGCGCGTACTACGCGTCGCTCGACGCATCCACCGACAAGGGAGGCAACTGA
- a CDS encoding sortase, with translation MLILAVILAVGGVTALTYSPAAGWFSGYNQSLAVGDYIDAIDGLGPAAERQLRAAQDYNDALSSGATLEPGTAIATGDGTSAQPSLDYAKLLRTPNGIMARIQIPVIGVDLPIYHGTDERTLLRGAGHLRGTSLPIGGVNSHAVITAHRGLAESTMFTDLDRVSVGDRFIMTTFGRVLAYEVTATRVVEPTDTAALRQEAGRDLVTLVTCTPLGINTHRILVTGERIIPTPTGDLDRAREPPAALGFPWWAVLYLAALVVIALAAWWGGRVRGPRGAATRARRSRAS, from the coding sequence GTGCTGATCCTCGCGGTGATCCTCGCCGTGGGCGGGGTGACCGCGCTGACCTACTCGCCGGCCGCCGGCTGGTTCTCGGGCTACAACCAGTCCCTCGCCGTCGGCGACTACATCGACGCGATCGACGGCCTGGGGCCGGCCGCAGAGCGCCAGCTGCGCGCGGCCCAGGACTACAACGACGCGCTCTCGTCCGGAGCGACGCTCGAGCCCGGCACCGCCATCGCCACCGGCGACGGCACGAGCGCGCAGCCATCCCTCGACTACGCGAAGCTGTTGCGCACGCCCAACGGGATCATGGCCCGCATCCAGATCCCTGTGATCGGTGTCGACCTGCCGATCTACCACGGGACCGACGAGAGGACGCTGCTCCGGGGCGCCGGCCACCTCCGGGGGACGTCGCTCCCCATCGGCGGCGTGAACAGCCATGCCGTCATCACGGCGCATCGGGGGTTGGCCGAGAGCACGATGTTCACCGACCTGGACAGAGTCTCGGTGGGCGACCGGTTCATCATGACGACCTTCGGTCGCGTCCTCGCCTATGAGGTCACGGCCACGCGGGTGGTCGAGCCCACGGACACCGCCGCGCTCCGTCAGGAGGCGGGGAGGGACCTCGTCACGCTGGTGACGTGCACACCACTTGGGATCAACACGCACCGCATCCTCGTCACCGGAGAGCGGATCATCCCCACACCGACCGGCGACCTCGACAGAGCGAGGGAGCCTCCCGCGGCCCTGGGCTTCCCCTGGTGGGCTGTGCTGTACCTCGCGGCGCTCGTGGTCATCGCGCTCGCCGCCTGGTGGGGAGGCCGGGTCAGAGGTCCGCGTGGAGCTGCCACACGCGCTCGGCGGAGTCGCGCCAGCTGA